A genomic region of Pontibaca methylaminivorans contains the following coding sequences:
- a CDS encoding NAD+ synthase — MSERFRLTLAQLNPTVGDLAGNAQAARLAWQAARAEGADLLVLPEMFIAGGGARDLAARPAFSAQAGRVLAALAAECVEGPAILVGGPWSGEGAVFNGCFLLSGGGIRHVVGKRHLQGAGGHDESPSFAPAPVSGPLAVGPLRIGCLIGADATDGEAAETLLETGAGILIVPDCATYGEDRELRLNRMVARVVETGLPLIWLNMTGGQDNLVFEGGSFGLNPGGALALRMPLFDDALVHVDLEHEGDGWRIAQGERHRFPDPLEQDYRAMVTGLRDYMGKSGLARALIGLSGGLDSALVATIAVDALGAENLRCVMLPSEYTAQGSLEDAAAVAAALGCRSDLMPITAAQGAVTQTLAPLFAGRAPDLTEENIQARLRGLLLMAIANKFGEMLLTTGNKSELAVGYCTIYGDMAGGYDPICDLYKTRAFDICRWRNENHRPWMRGPAGIVIPERVISKPPSAELRPDQKDSDSLPDYRLLDPMLEILVGQEGSVADCVAAGFDQTTAERVARLVAMSEWKRYQAAPGPRLSARPFAGGRAYPLVNRWREAE; from the coding sequence ATGAGTGAACGTTTCCGCCTGACACTTGCGCAGCTGAATCCGACCGTGGGCGATCTTGCGGGCAATGCGCAAGCGGCACGGCTGGCCTGGCAGGCCGCCCGCGCCGAGGGGGCGGATCTGCTGGTGCTGCCCGAGATGTTCATCGCCGGCGGTGGCGCAAGGGATCTGGCGGCGCGCCCGGCGTTCAGCGCGCAGGCCGGACGCGTTCTTGCTGCCCTGGCGGCGGAATGCGTCGAGGGGCCCGCGATTCTGGTCGGCGGCCCCTGGAGCGGAGAGGGCGCAGTGTTCAACGGCTGTTTCCTGCTGTCGGGCGGCGGGATTCGCCACGTGGTGGGCAAGCGGCACCTGCAGGGCGCGGGCGGCCACGACGAGTCGCCAAGCTTCGCTCCCGCGCCGGTCTCCGGACCGCTGGCGGTTGGTCCCCTGCGGATCGGCTGCCTGATCGGGGCCGATGCCACGGACGGCGAGGCCGCCGAAACCCTGCTCGAGACAGGTGCCGGGATCCTGATCGTTCCGGATTGCGCCACTTACGGCGAGGATCGCGAATTGCGGCTGAACCGGATGGTCGCCCGGGTGGTCGAGACCGGCCTGCCGCTGATCTGGCTGAACATGACCGGCGGGCAGGATAACCTTGTGTTCGAGGGCGGGAGCTTCGGTCTGAACCCCGGCGGGGCGCTGGCGCTCCGGATGCCGCTTTTCGACGATGCGCTGGTGCATGTGGATCTTGAGCACGAGGGTGACGGCTGGCGCATCGCGCAGGGCGAGCGGCACAGGTTCCCCGATCCGCTTGAGCAGGATTATCGCGCCATGGTCACGGGGCTGCGCGATTACATGGGCAAGAGCGGCCTTGCGCGCGCGCTCATCGGCCTGTCCGGGGGACTGGACAGCGCCCTGGTTGCGACGATCGCGGTGGATGCGCTGGGCGCCGAGAACCTGCGCTGCGTCATGCTGCCCTCGGAATATACCGCGCAAGGGTCGCTCGAGGATGCCGCGGCCGTGGCTGCGGCACTCGGCTGCCGCTCCGACCTGATGCCGATCACGGCGGCGCAGGGCGCGGTCACGCAGACGCTGGCCCCGCTCTTTGCCGGGCGGGCGCCCGATCTCACGGAGGAAAACATCCAGGCGCGGCTGCGCGGGCTGCTGCTCATGGCGATCGCCAACAAGTTCGGCGAGATGCTGCTGACCACCGGCAACAAGTCCGAACTCGCGGTCGGCTACTGCACGATCTACGGGGACATGGCGGGTGGCTATGATCCGATCTGTGATCTCTACAAAACCCGCGCTTTCGACATCTGCCGCTGGCGCAACGAAAATCACCGCCCCTGGATGCGGGGCCCCGCGGGGATCGTGATTCCCGAGCGGGTGATTTCCAAGCCGCCGAGCGCCGAGCTGCGCCCCGATCAGAAGGACAGCGACAGCCTCCCCGATTACCGGCTGCTGGATCCGATGCTGGAGATCCTCGTCGGACAGGAGGGCTCGGTTGCGGATTGCGTGGCAGCGGGGTTTGATCAAACGACCGCGGAACGGGTGGCGCGGCTCGTCGCGATGAGCGAATGGAAGCGCTACCAGGCAGCCCCCGGGCCGCGGCTGAGCGCGCGCCCCTTCGCGGGCGGGCGGGCCTATCCGCTGGTGAACCGCTGGCGCGAGGCCGAATAG
- the mreC gene encoding rod shape-determining protein MreC, translating to MAKDRSQRDAYTRPVRRLLVWVICACLIALFLFWRIDNPRAERFRAHVADKVVPGMEWFMKPVTGLTRLARDFQSYQQLSDQNRELRSELRQMQAWKEAALQLEQENARLLDLNKVRLDPRLTYITGVAVADSGSPFRQSVLLNLGARDGVRDGWAAMDGIGLVGRISGTGRTTSRVLLLTDMASSVPAMIQPSGQTALISGDNSAAPLITFLETPELVRPGDRVISSGEDGVFPSGLLIGQVAADPAGRLRVRLAADFERLEFLRVLRYHGNAAPQESGTLVIPPEPEVQGPPAPPSRAEPRTGREAAGTAPQEGEQDG from the coding sequence TTGGCGAAAGACCGATCACAGCGCGACGCCTATACCCGCCCGGTGCGGCGGCTGCTGGTCTGGGTGATCTGCGCCTGCCTCATCGCCCTGTTCCTGTTCTGGCGCATCGACAATCCGCGGGCGGAACGGTTCCGCGCCCATGTGGCCGACAAGGTGGTGCCGGGCATGGAATGGTTCATGAAGCCTGTGACCGGGCTCACCCGGCTTGCGCGCGATTTCCAGTCCTATCAGCAGCTTTCCGACCAGAACCGCGAATTGCGCAGCGAATTGCGCCAGATGCAGGCCTGGAAAGAGGCCGCGCTTCAGCTTGAACAGGAAAACGCGCGGCTTCTCGATCTGAACAAGGTGCGGCTCGATCCGCGGCTCACCTATATCACCGGGGTCGCGGTGGCCGACAGCGGCTCGCCGTTCCGGCAGTCGGTCCTGCTCAATCTCGGGGCGCGCGACGGCGTGCGCGACGGCTGGGCGGCGATGGACGGCATCGGCCTTGTCGGGCGCATATCGGGCACCGGGCGCACCACCTCGCGGGTGCTTTTGCTGACCGACATGGCCAGTTCGGTGCCGGCGATGATCCAGCCCTCGGGCCAGACGGCGCTGATTTCGGGCGACAACAGCGCCGCGCCGCTGATCACCTTCCTTGAAACGCCCGAACTGGTCCGTCCCGGCGACCGGGTGATCAGTTCGGGAGAGGACGGCGTGTTCCCTTCCGGCCTGCTGATCGGACAGGTGGCGGCCGATCCGGCCGGGCGCCTGCGGGTGCGCCTTGCCGCCGATTTCGAGCGACTCGAATTTCTGCGCGTCCTGCGCTATCACGGCAATGCGGCGCCGCAGGAATCCGGCACGCTGGTCATTCCGCCCGAGCCCGAGGTCCAGGGCCCGCCGGCCCCGCCCTCCCGGGCCGAGCCCCGAACCGGGCGCGAGGCGGCAGGCACCGCGCCGCAGGAAGGAGAGCAGGATGGCTGA
- a CDS encoding gamma-glutamylcyclotransferase family protein: MTAKSTAKPTVKPHVFGYGSLVNLTTHSLGEPRTGTLHGWRRGWYDTAARPLAFLTAVRDDSSSIEGIIAHVPGGDWQALDAREAGYDRVAQTGICVRVGPLELAVYAIPPRARIETAPRRPILLSYLDVVVQGYLHQFGPEGVARFFATTDGWDAPVLDDHSAPRYPRHRRLSSRETALVDDHLAALGATRV; encoded by the coding sequence ATGACCGCGAAATCCACAGCGAAACCCACAGTGAAACCCCATGTCTTCGGCTATGGCAGCCTCGTCAACCTCACCACCCACAGCCTCGGCGAGCCGCGCACAGGCACGCTGCATGGCTGGCGGCGCGGCTGGTACGACACCGCCGCCCGCCCCCTCGCCTTCCTGACCGCGGTGCGCGACGACAGCAGCAGCATCGAAGGCATCATCGCCCATGTGCCCGGCGGCGACTGGCAAGCCCTCGACGCGCGCGAGGCCGGCTATGACCGCGTTGCCCAGACAGGCATCTGCGTGAGGGTCGGCCCGCTCGAACTCGCGGTCTATGCGATTCCGCCCCGGGCCCGGATCGAAACGGCGCCGCGCCGCCCGATCCTGCTCAGCTATCTGGATGTCGTGGTGCAGGGCTATCTGCACCAATTCGGCCCAGAGGGCGTTGCGCGCTTTTTCGCCACCACCGACGGCTGGGACGCACCGGTCCTCGACGACCACAGCGCACCGCGCTATCCGCGCCACCGCAGGCTTTCGAGCCGCGAAACCGCCCTGGTCGACGACCACCTCGCCGCGCTCGGCGCCACGCGGGTCTGA
- a CDS encoding L,D-transpeptidase, protein MLSRRDFLLASTAAAATSTLAPNAGLAEGAEEGSPFDPAPRYVGIRSDFLPGEMLILPSFYYLYWVVAPGTALRYGVGVGRAGLEFTGTATIDVKKEWPTWRPTDDMIVRSPEAYGRFKDNDYVQPGGPDNPLGARALYLFENGIDTYFRVHGTNEEQSIGRSVSNGCIRMTNSNVIDLYERVPIGTMVTVV, encoded by the coding sequence ATGCTGTCACGCCGCGATTTCCTGCTTGCCTCGACCGCCGCCGCCGCCACCTCCACGCTCGCCCCGAATGCGGGTCTTGCCGAGGGCGCCGAAGAAGGTTCCCCCTTCGATCCGGCGCCGCGCTATGTCGGCATCCGGTCCGATTTCCTGCCGGGGGAAATGCTGATCCTGCCCAGCTTCTATTATCTCTACTGGGTGGTCGCGCCCGGTACGGCGCTGCGTTACGGGGTCGGCGTCGGCAGGGCCGGGCTTGAATTCACCGGAACCGCCACGATCGACGTCAAGAAGGAATGGCCCACATGGCGGCCGACCGACGACATGATCGTCCGGAGCCCCGAGGCTTATGGCCGCTTCAAGGACAACGATTATGTGCAGCCGGGCGGCCCCGACAATCCGCTCGGCGCCCGCGCGCTCTATCTGTTCGAAAACGGCATCGACACCTATTTCCGCGTGCACGGCACCAACGAGGAACAGAGCATCGGCCGCTCGGTCTCGAACGGCTGCATCCGCATGACGAACAGCAACGTGATCGACCTCTATGAAAGGGTTCCGATCGGCACCATGGTCACCGTTGTCTGA
- a CDS encoding DoxX family protein — translation MSETLERFSPQMRSVLRIVAALIFFAHGSQKLLGFPASDMSPDAFTLSWTAGVLELVGGGLLIIGLFTRPVAFVLSGLMAVAYWMAHAPQSPFPALNGGDAAILYCFVFLYISVAGPGPWSVDAAVRGRR, via the coding sequence ATGAGCGAAACCCTCGAGCGGTTTTCCCCGCAGATGCGTAGCGTGCTCCGTATCGTGGCCGCGCTGATCTTCTTTGCCCATGGCAGCCAGAAGCTGCTCGGGTTCCCGGCAAGTGACATGAGCCCGGATGCGTTCACCCTGTCCTGGACTGCGGGAGTGCTCGAACTGGTGGGAGGCGGTCTGCTGATCATCGGCCTTTTTACCCGGCCGGTTGCCTTTGTCCTTTCCGGGCTGATGGCTGTCGCCTACTGGATGGCCCATGCACCGCAAAGCCCGTTCCCGGCGCTGAACGGCGGCGATGCGGCGATCCTCTATTGCTTTGTCTTTCTGTATATATCCGTTGCCGGTCCCGGCCCCTGGAGCGTCGATGCCGCGGTGCGGGGCAGGCGCTGA
- a CDS encoding MORN repeat-containing protein, protein MRFPRPAARALVFGILGPGLVTGTLLADSPRVRGLQDDVGGIYRGTFRDGLRHGSGDYRLPGGYEYSGEWIEGEIEGEGRAQFPDGSTYEGRFARGQPHGKGRITFSDGTVHEGNWHRGRLEGAGRVHYPDGSRYEGDFHGGRPHGTGVLTRPDGYRYEGDWHAGDRTGRAVVEHPGGARYEGGVAAGQPEGEGRLLFPDGLSYAGTWVSGRIEGFGTLAFPNGDIYEGNLAAGQREGRGRMNYANGDIYTGTFHDDRRDGHGSLTGQDGFSYSGTWKAGRMSGAGMITYRDGAVYIGEIKDDLPDGSGMIRYADGSRYDGGWSRGKFDGSGRATYADGTLYTGQFRAGTMHGWGTLTTPGGYRYEGHWRNGRLAPVEKEPMAGAIPPGTARPPAVSP, encoded by the coding sequence ATGCGTTTTCCCCGTCCTGCCGCGCGCGCCCTGGTCTTCGGCATTCTCGGTCCCGGCCTCGTAACGGGGACACTGCTGGCCGACAGCCCCCGGGTCCGCGGCCTTCAGGACGACGTGGGCGGGATCTATCGCGGCACTTTCCGGGACGGGCTGCGCCACGGCAGCGGCGACTATCGCCTGCCGGGCGGCTATGAATACAGCGGCGAATGGATCGAGGGCGAAATCGAGGGCGAGGGCCGGGCGCAGTTCCCCGACGGCTCGACCTACGAGGGCCGCTTTGCCCGCGGGCAACCGCACGGCAAGGGACGCATCACCTTTTCCGACGGCACCGTCCACGAGGGCAACTGGCACCGCGGCCGGCTGGAGGGCGCGGGCCGCGTGCACTACCCGGACGGATCACGCTACGAGGGGGATTTTCACGGCGGACGGCCGCACGGCACCGGTGTCCTGACCCGACCGGACGGGTATCGCTACGAGGGCGACTGGCATGCGGGCGACAGGACCGGCCGGGCGGTGGTCGAACATCCGGGCGGCGCGCGTTACGAGGGCGGTGTCGCGGCCGGGCAGCCAGAGGGAGAGGGGCGGCTTCTCTTTCCCGACGGGCTTTCCTATGCCGGAACCTGGGTCAGCGGCCGGATCGAGGGGTTCGGCACGCTCGCCTTCCCCAATGGCGACATCTACGAGGGCAACCTCGCCGCCGGGCAGCGCGAAGGCCGGGGGCGCATGAACTACGCGAACGGCGACATCTACACCGGCACGTTCCACGACGATCGGCGCGACGGCCATGGCAGCCTGACCGGGCAGGACGGCTTTTCCTACAGTGGCACGTGGAAAGCGGGGCGGATGTCCGGCGCCGGGATGATCACCTACAGGGACGGGGCCGTCTATATCGGCGAGATCAAGGATGATCTCCCGGACGGGTCGGGCATGATCCGTTACGCTGACGGCAGCCGCTACGACGGCGGCTGGAGCAGAGGAAAGTTCGACGGAAGCGGCCGCGCCACCTATGCCGACGGAACCCTCTATACGGGCCAGTTCCGCGCCGGCACCATGCACGGCTGGGGCACGCTGACGACACCGGGCGGATACCGCTACGAAGGGCACTGGCGCAACGGCCGCCTCGCCCCCGTCGAAAAAGAACCGATGGCAGGGGCGATCCCGCCCGGCACGGCGCGCCCGCCGGCGGTTTCACCATGA
- a CDS encoding 2-isopropylmalate synthase: MTNTTDTTPTETAAVDDRTVDKDRVLIFDTTLRDGEQCPGATMTHSEKLEIAELLDEMGVDIIEAGFPIASQGDFRAVAEIAERTKDSVVCGLARANLTDIDRAWEALRGARRPRIHTFIGTSPSHRAIPNLTMDQMAERIHETVTHARNLCDNVQWSPMDATRTEWDYLKRVVEIAIRAGANTINIPDTVGYTAPEESASLIRRLIAEVPGADEVIFATHCHDDLGMATANSLAAVAGGARQIECTINGLGERAGNTALEEVVMALKVRHDIMPWHTRIDTTRIMNISRRVAAASGFQVQFNKAIVGKNAFLHESGIHQDGVLKNVETFEIMRPEDIGLSVSNLVMGKHSGRAALRSRLRDLGYEVGDNQLQDVFVRFKALADRKKEVYDEDLVALMRADEDPRNDRLAVKSLRVVCGTEGPQTADLTMVIDGAETSTTQTGDGPVDATFNAVKTLFPHNARLQLYQVEAVTHGTDAQATVSVRLEADGLIATGQSADTDTVVASARAYVNALNNLLERRTRSAPNGDEPGISYMDVS, encoded by the coding sequence ATGACGAATACCACTGACACGACCCCCACGGAAACCGCTGCTGTGGACGACCGAACCGTGGACAAGGATCGCGTGCTGATCTTCGACACCACGCTGCGCGACGGCGAACAATGTCCCGGCGCCACCATGACCCATTCCGAAAAGCTCGAGATTGCCGAACTGCTCGACGAGATGGGCGTCGACATCATCGAGGCCGGTTTCCCGATCGCCTCGCAGGGCGATTTCCGGGCGGTGGCCGAGATCGCGGAGCGCACGAAGGACTCGGTCGTCTGCGGGCTCGCACGCGCCAACCTGACCGATATCGACCGCGCCTGGGAGGCGCTGCGCGGCGCGAGGCGCCCGCGCATCCATACCTTCATCGGCACTTCGCCCTCGCATCGCGCGATCCCGAATCTCACCATGGACCAGATGGCCGAGCGCATCCACGAGACCGTGACCCATGCGCGCAACCTCTGCGACAATGTGCAATGGTCACCCATGGACGCGACCCGCACCGAATGGGATTACCTGAAGCGCGTGGTCGAGATCGCCATCAGGGCCGGGGCAAATACGATCAACATTCCCGACACGGTCGGCTACACCGCGCCCGAGGAATCCGCCAGCCTGATCCGCCGCCTGATCGCCGAGGTGCCGGGCGCCGACGAGGTGATCTTCGCCACCCATTGCCATGACGATCTCGGCATGGCGACGGCGAACAGCCTCGCCGCCGTGGCCGGCGGGGCGCGGCAGATCGAATGCACGATCAACGGGCTTGGCGAACGTGCCGGCAACACCGCGCTCGAAGAGGTGGTGATGGCGCTCAAGGTGCGCCATGACATCATGCCCTGGCACACGCGGATCGACACGACCCGGATCATGAACATCTCGCGCCGCGTCGCCGCCGCGTCGGGCTTCCAGGTGCAGTTCAACAAGGCCATCGTCGGCAAGAACGCCTTCCTGCATGAATCCGGCATCCACCAGGACGGGGTGCTGAAGAACGTCGAGACCTTCGAGATCATGCGCCCGGAGGACATCGGGCTTTCGGTCTCGAACCTCGTCATGGGCAAGCATTCGGGCCGCGCCGCGCTGCGCAGCAGGCTGCGCGATCTCGGCTACGAGGTCGGGGACAACCAGCTCCAGGACGTATTCGTGCGCTTCAAGGCGCTCGCCGACCGCAAGAAAGAGGTCTATGACGAGGATCTCGTGGCGCTCATGCGCGCCGACGAAGACCCCCGCAACGATCGCCTCGCGGTCAAGTCCCTGCGCGTGGTCTGCGGCACCGAGGGCCCCCAGACCGCCGACCTGACCATGGTAATCGACGGGGCCGAAACCTCCACCACGCAGACCGGCGACGGCCCGGTCGATGCCACGTTCAATGCGGTCAAGACGCTGTTTCCGCATAATGCCCGCCTGCAGCTCTACCAGGTCGAGGCCGTGACCCACGGCACCGATGCGCAGGCGACGGTCTCGGTGCGGCTCGAGGCCGACGGGCTGATCGCGACCGGCCAGTCGGCCGACACGGACACCGTGGTGGCGAGCGCACGGGCCTATGTGAATGCCCTCAACAACCTGCTGGAGCGTCGCACGCGCTCCGCGCCCAACGGCGACGAGCCCGGCATCAGCTACATGGACGTGAGCTGA
- a CDS encoding DUF4329 domain-containing protein, which produces MKGFRSAPWSPLSDPAPRHRPARSPALRRRIALLAIAVGAGAGALFPASIAAAAPAALRPPPAGEVAAVRAHLAPAQMRSIETDREYCGYLGSLPDGRLAFTEMLRGRRNTCTPRLPRTGFTPIASMHTHGAYDPTVSAEFPTVQDMDSDRREGVNGYVATPGGRLWYIDSSAEVVIQICGPGCLPQDRNFRDGDDGPTRNRYSRDELRILEGTN; this is translated from the coding sequence ATGAAAGGGTTCCGATCGGCACCATGGTCACCGTTGTCTGATCCCGCCCCCCGGCACCGGCCGGCGCGGTCCCCGGCCCTCCGCAGGCGCATCGCCCTGCTCGCCATCGCTGTCGGAGCGGGTGCGGGAGCCCTGTTCCCGGCCTCCATCGCCGCGGCGGCACCTGCGGCGCTGCGCCCGCCTCCGGCCGGCGAAGTCGCCGCCGTCCGCGCCCATCTCGCGCCGGCCCAGATGCGTTCGATCGAAACCGACCGGGAATATTGCGGCTATCTCGGCAGCCTGCCCGACGGACGGCTTGCCTTTACCGAAATGCTGCGCGGCAGACGCAACACCTGCACGCCGCGCCTGCCCCGGACCGGATTTACCCCGATCGCCTCCATGCACACCCACGGCGCCTATGACCCGACTGTCTCGGCCGAATTCCCGACGGTGCAGGACATGGACAGCGACCGGCGCGAAGGCGTGAACGGCTATGTCGCGACCCCGGGCGGGCGGCTCTGGTATATCGACAGCAGCGCCGAGGTCGTAATCCAGATCTGCGGGCCCGGCTGCCTGCCCCAGGATCGGAACTTCCGCGACGGGGATGACGGCCCGACCCGGAACCGCTACAGCCGCGACGAACTCCGCATTCTCGAAGGCACAAACTGA
- a CDS encoding rod shape-determining protein yields MSLLDYFGGIFSADMAIDLGTANTLVYVKGRGIILSEPSVVAYHVKDGQKKVLAVGEDAKMMLGRTPGSIEAIRPMHEGVIADFDTAEEMIKHFIRKVHKRSAFSKPKVIVCVPHGATPVEKRAIRQSVLSAGARRAGLIAEPIAAAIGAGMPITDPTGNMVVDIGGGTTEVAVLSLGDIVYARSIRVGGDRMDESIISYLRRQQNLLIGESTAERIKTSIGSARMPDDGRGATMLIRGRDLLNGIPKEIEISQAQVAEALAETMQQICEAVMTALETTPPDLAADIVDRGVMLTGGGALLGDLDLALREQTGLAVSIADDSLNCVAIGTGKALEYEKQLRHAIDYDS; encoded by the coding sequence ATGTCGCTACTGGATTACTTCGGCGGAATCTTCTCTGCGGACATGGCGATCGACCTCGGCACGGCCAATACCCTGGTCTATGTGAAAGGGCGCGGGATCATCCTCTCGGAACCCTCGGTCGTGGCCTATCACGTCAAGGACGGCCAGAAAAAGGTGCTGGCCGTGGGCGAGGACGCCAAGATGATGCTCGGCCGCACCCCCGGCAGCATCGAGGCGATCCGCCCCATGCATGAAGGCGTGATCGCGGATTTCGACACCGCCGAGGAAATGATCAAGCATTTCATCCGCAAGGTGCACAAGCGTTCGGCCTTTTCCAAGCCCAAGGTGATCGTCTGCGTGCCCCATGGCGCGACCCCGGTCGAAAAGCGCGCGATCCGCCAGTCGGTGCTTTCGGCCGGTGCGCGCCGGGCCGGCCTCATCGCCGAGCCGATCGCCGCCGCCATCGGGGCCGGCATGCCGATCACCGATCCGACCGGCAACATGGTCGTGGACATCGGCGGCGGCACCACCGAGGTGGCCGTGCTCTCGCTTGGCGACATCGTCTATGCCCGCTCGATCCGCGTCGGCGGCGACCGCATGGACGAATCGATCATCAGCTATCTGCGCCGCCAGCAGAACCTGCTGATCGGCGAATCCACCGCCGAGCGCATCAAGACCAGCATCGGCAGCGCGCGGATGCCCGATGACGGACGCGGGGCGACCATGCTGATTCGCGGGCGCGACCTGCTGAACGGCATCCCCAAGGAAATCGAGATCTCCCAGGCGCAGGTGGCCGAGGCGCTGGCCGAGACCATGCAGCAGATCTGCGAGGCGGTGATGACCGCGCTGGAAACCACGCCGCCCGATCTGGCCGCCGACATCGTCGATCGCGGCGTGATGCTGACCGGGGGCGGCGCGCTGCTTGGCGATCTGGATCTGGCGCTGCGCGAACAGACGGGGCTTGCGGTCTCGATCGCCGACGATAGCCTCAATTGCGTGGCCATCGGCACCGGCAAGGCGCTCGAATACGAAAAGCAGCTGCGCCACGCGATCGACTACGACAGTTGA
- a CDS encoding cold-shock protein, with translation MATGTVKWFNTTKGYGFIAPDDGGKDVFVHISAVQSAGLTGLADNQKVSFEIEAGRDGRQSATDISLA, from the coding sequence ATGGCCACAGGCACCGTGAAATGGTTCAACACCACCAAGGGTTATGGTTTCATCGCCCCCGATGATGGCGGCAAGGACGTGTTCGTCCATATTTCCGCCGTGCAGAGCGCCGGCCTGACCGGCCTTGCGGACAATCAGAAGGTGTCCTTCGAGATCGAAGCCGGCCGCGACGGCCGCCAGAGCGCGACCGACATCTCGCTCGCGTGA
- the gltX gene encoding glutamate--tRNA ligase — MTTTRFAPSPTGLIHVGNLRTALMNWLIARKAGGTFILRIDDTDPERSKQEYVDAIKEDLDWLGLHWDRFERQSDRLDRYRETAGRLRDMGRFYEAFETPGELELKRKKQLNMGRPPVYDRSALALSEGEREALRAERGNGVWRFRLDHERIDWEDGILGAISIDAASVSDPVLIRADGQFLYTLASVVDDIDMGITHVVRGSDHVTNTATQIQIMRALGAGPPAFAHHSLLTGPEGEALSKRLGVLSLRDLREQGVQPMALLSLMARLGSSDPVELRHDMDELIEGFELGHFGSAATRFDVTDLFPLTARYLHGLDLAAVRSAVADAGVPEHLAEPFWAMARENITTLPDLRNWWDLCRDGAEPLVDEADREFVVQAFELLPPPPYGPESWARWTAAVKDATGRKGRALFLPLRKALTGRADGPEMAALMPLLQVVKAPRS; from the coding sequence ATGACAACGACCCGTTTCGCGCCCTCTCCGACCGGTCTCATCCATGTCGGGAATCTGCGCACCGCGCTCATGAACTGGCTGATCGCCCGCAAGGCCGGCGGCACCTTCATCCTGAGGATCGACGACACCGATCCCGAGCGATCGAAGCAGGAATATGTCGATGCGATCAAGGAGGATCTCGACTGGCTCGGGCTGCATTGGGACCGGTTCGAGCGCCAGTCGGACCGGCTCGACCGCTATCGCGAGACCGCCGGGCGCCTGCGCGACATGGGGCGTTTCTACGAGGCGTTCGAAACCCCGGGGGAGCTCGAGCTCAAGCGCAAGAAGCAGCTGAACATGGGCCGCCCGCCGGTCTATGACCGCTCGGCGCTCGCGCTTTCGGAGGGGGAGCGCGAGGCGCTCCGGGCCGAGCGGGGCAACGGGGTATGGCGGTTCCGGCTGGATCACGAGCGGATCGACTGGGAGGACGGCATTCTCGGGGCGATCTCGATCGACGCGGCGAGCGTGAGCGATCCGGTGCTGATCCGCGCCGACGGGCAGTTCCTTTATACGCTCGCCTCGGTGGTCGATGACATCGACATGGGGATCACCCATGTGGTGCGCGGATCCGATCATGTGACGAACACCGCGACCCAGATCCAGATCATGCGGGCGCTTGGTGCCGGGCCGCCGGCCTTTGCGCATCACTCGCTGCTGACCGGGCCCGAGGGCGAGGCGCTCAGCAAGCGGCTCGGCGTGCTCAGTCTGCGCGATCTGCGCGAACAGGGAGTGCAGCCCATGGCGCTGCTGAGCCTGATGGCGCGGCTCGGGTCGAGCGACCCGGTGGAGTTGCGCCATGACATGGACGAGTTGATCGAGGGGTTCGAGCTCGGTCATTTCGGCTCGGCCGCGACGCGGTTCGACGTGACGGATCTGTTTCCGCTGACGGCGCGCTATCTGCACGGGCTTGATCTTGCTGCGGTGCGCTCCGCGGTGGCGGACGCCGGGGTTCCCGAGCACCTGGCCGAGCCGTTCTGGGCCATGGCGCGGGAAAACATCACCACGCTTCCGGATCTGCGCAACTGGTGGGATCTCTGTCGCGACGGGGCGGAGCCGCTGGTGGACGAGGCCGATCGGGAGTTCGTTGTGCAGGCGTTTGAGCTGCTGCCGCCGCCGCCTTACGGCCCGGAGTCGTGGGCCAGGTGGACGGCAGCGGTGAAGGACGCGACCGGACGCAAGGGACGGGCGCTGTTCCTGCCGTTGCGCAAGGCACTGACGGGGCGTGCGGACGGGCCGGAGATGGCCGCGCTCATGCCGCTTCTGCAGGTGGTGAAGGCGCCGCGTTCCTGA